The following proteins come from a genomic window of Halobellus litoreus:
- a CDS encoding universal stress protein, whose protein sequence is MLLPTDGSTATEQAVSHGLGLARTSDATVHALYVTDESEFSAVTDASAHEQLRFSVEKLGRRATTDIAETAAEFDLTAEHELRQGTPYEEIFDHVVEQNIDLVAMGTHGQAGVGPDLGSTTLRVVRNADVPVLTVRFREDIDIDVANYYEVYDDVLVATDGSDGSMVAAEQGIDIAEMYGATVHALYVVDTNTYAYEDVPRSIVGLLKESGNTALDEIAAMGRERGVEVETPIRRGRPSRELLNYVDENDVDLVTLGAHGRTSEVHLGSTTERVIRMSRQPTLSVQ, encoded by the coding sequence ATTCTCCTCCCGACAGACGGAAGTACCGCGACCGAACAGGCCGTCAGCCACGGGCTCGGTCTCGCCCGGACTTCCGACGCGACGGTTCACGCGCTGTACGTGACCGACGAGAGCGAGTTCTCGGCCGTTACAGACGCCTCGGCGCACGAGCAACTGCGGTTCTCAGTAGAGAAGCTGGGACGGCGAGCGACCACCGACATCGCAGAGACGGCCGCCGAGTTCGATCTGACGGCCGAGCACGAACTCCGGCAGGGAACGCCCTACGAGGAGATATTCGACCACGTCGTCGAACAGAACATCGACCTCGTGGCGATGGGAACGCACGGTCAGGCCGGAGTCGGACCGGACCTCGGCAGTACGACGCTCAGAGTCGTTCGAAACGCCGATGTGCCCGTGCTGACGGTCCGATTCCGCGAGGACATCGACATCGATGTGGCGAACTACTACGAGGTCTACGACGATGTCCTCGTGGCAACTGACGGGAGTGACGGGTCGATGGTCGCCGCCGAACAGGGGATCGACATCGCCGAGATGTACGGTGCAACGGTGCACGCCCTCTACGTCGTGGACACGAACACCTACGCCTACGAGGACGTCCCCCGGAGCATCGTCGGACTCCTCAAAGAGAGCGGGAACACTGCGCTAGACGAGATCGCAGCGATGGGCCGCGAACGAGGAGTCGAAGTGGAGACGCCGATCCGGCGCGGACGGCCGTCCCGAGAACTCCTCAACTACGTCGACGAGAACGACGTGGACCTCGTCACGCTGGGCGCACATGGTCGCACGAGCGAGGTCCATCTCGGGAGTACCACCGAGCGCGTGATCCGAATGTCAAGGCAACCAACGCTCTCGGTCCAATGA
- a CDS encoding DNA-binding protein yields the protein MSSKNVTSDVVSVDEEGFEVVDETPEFRATVQMEVQAKVDANHPDGMVDTNDERIYGVTLEQEERIRAREAELERISAKAKVGTQDGREERTRDIAAKRSAARRRGFQKRAASVDPRMDPERDDPRTELTQEQLAAVNTQSMRLAEKLDGWSRAAIGRRLGEAVVGGKDLMSAVVGVFEELQTASGQIVPIGKLESVNRKEVSIEGTVTQLWDPSHPSIAQVGLIADDSGQTRVTIWEASDAPWIEESERVRIHGAAKNWYNGRVSIALTGWSTVHFPERGRW from the coding sequence ATGTCAAGTAAGAACGTCACCAGTGATGTAGTTTCGGTCGATGAAGAGGGCTTCGAGGTCGTCGATGAGACGCCGGAGTTCCGGGCGACAGTGCAGATGGAGGTGCAGGCAAAGGTCGATGCGAACCACCCGGACGGGATGGTCGACACCAATGACGAGCGGATTTACGGTGTGACCCTCGAACAGGAAGAGCGCATTCGAGCGCGGGAGGCCGAGCTGGAGCGCATCAGTGCCAAGGCGAAAGTGGGAACGCAAGATGGTCGCGAAGAGCGGACGCGAGACATCGCAGCGAAGCGGAGTGCTGCGCGGCGTAGAGGGTTCCAGAAGCGGGCGGCAAGTGTGGACCCGCGGATGGACCCAGAGCGAGACGATCCTCGAACAGAACTCACGCAAGAGCAGTTGGCGGCGGTAAACACGCAGTCGATGCGGCTGGCAGAGAAGCTGGATGGCTGGTCGAGAGCAGCGATTGGCCGGCGGCTGGGTGAAGCCGTCGTCGGCGGGAAAGACCTGATGAGCGCGGTCGTCGGGGTGTTCGAGGAGTTGCAGACGGCGTCGGGACAGATAGTTCCAATCGGGAAGCTCGAGAGCGTCAATCGCAAAGAGGTGAGTATTGAGGGGACTGTGACGCAGTTGTGGGATCCCTCACATCCGAGTATCGCTCAGGTCGGACTCATTGCGGACGACAGTGGCCAGACGCGGGTGACGATCTGGGAGGCGTCAGATGCTCCGTGGATCGAAGAGAGCGAGCGTGTTCGTATTCATGGGGCGGCGAAGAACTGGTACAACGGGCGCGTTTCCATAGCGCTCACCGGGTGGAGCACCGTACATTTTCCTGAGCGCGGTCGGTGGTAG
- a CDS encoding SPFH domain-containing protein, with product MYDPVPLQVSTFEVTIVGLFVLVLAIVTVWQMVRIVDAYDKEALTVFGEYRGLIEPGINFVPPFVSRTYTFDMRTQTMDVPRQEAITRDNSPVTADAVVYLRVMDAKKAFLEVEDYKTAVSNLAQTTLRAVIGDMELDETLNKRQEINARIRKELDEPTDEWGIRIESVEVREVNPSPEVQNAMEQQTGAERRRRATILEAQGERRSAVEKAEGDKQSNIIRAQGEKQSQILEAQGDAISTVLRAKSAESMGERAIIDKGMDTLEAIGQGESTTFVIPQELTSLVGRYGKLLTGSDVEADGQQLDSLQFDAETRELVGLDDIKEILGEIDRAAEMDVEELEQQAKAVKDGASDAVSADHVAEETND from the coding sequence ATGTACGACCCGGTCCCGCTGCAGGTTTCGACTTTCGAGGTAACGATAGTTGGCCTGTTCGTACTGGTGCTGGCAATCGTAACGGTCTGGCAGATGGTGCGGATCGTCGATGCCTACGACAAGGAGGCACTCACCGTGTTCGGCGAGTATCGCGGCTTGATCGAGCCGGGCATCAACTTCGTCCCGCCGTTCGTCTCGCGCACATACACGTTCGACATGCGTACGCAGACGATGGACGTGCCCCGACAGGAGGCGATCACGCGGGACAACTCCCCCGTGACGGCGGATGCCGTCGTCTATCTCCGCGTGATGGACGCGAAGAAGGCGTTCCTGGAGGTCGAGGACTACAAGACCGCCGTCTCGAACCTCGCCCAGACCACGCTCCGGGCGGTCATCGGCGACATGGAACTCGACGAGACGCTGAACAAGCGCCAGGAGATCAACGCTCGCATTCGCAAGGAACTCGACGAACCGACCGATGAGTGGGGGATTCGCATCGAGTCAGTCGAAGTCCGAGAGGTCAATCCCAGTCCGGAGGTGCAGAACGCGATGGAACAGCAAACCGGCGCGGAACGGCGACGTCGGGCGACGATCCTCGAAGCACAGGGCGAACGCCGGAGTGCCGTCGAGAAAGCCGAAGGGGACAAGCAGTCGAACATCATTCGAGCGCAAGGCGAAAAGCAGAGCCAGATCCTCGAGGCACAGGGTGACGCGATTTCGACGGTGCTGCGCGCGAAGTCCGCGGAGTCGATGGGGGAGCGTGCGATCATCGACAAGGGGATGGACACGCTCGAAGCGATCGGACAGGGTGAATCGACGACGTTCGTCATCCCGCAGGAACTCACCTCGCTCGTCGGCCGGTACGGCAAGCTCCTCACGGGGAGCGACGTGGAGGCCGACGGACAGCAACTAGACAGCCTCCAGTTCGACGCCGAGACGCGCGAACTCGTCGGACTCGACGACATCAAGGAGATCCTCGGCGAAATCGACCGGGCCGCGGAGATGGACGTCGAAGAGCTAGAACAACAGGCCAAGGCGGTCAAGGACGGGGCTTCGGACGCCGTGAGTGCCGACCACGTGGCCGAGGAGACGAACGACTGA
- a CDS encoding sodium:calcium antiporter encodes MPVSGALLTQIAIGTVALYTLVTAASRAIGRLLALAEYYDVDEVLVGMTVLALGTSLPELSSHLVASLGILSGVLEYQVTSAVVIGGNTGSSTVQQFLLVGILLIGYGTVHVSRTFVYESYLPMLGAISATILVAWDGTISRLDGVLLLGLYLIYVGVIIARREPTQSLREAPSKNPRRDTVVATGLLVLVLLSASLLLSVVEVVVDTLAIGGSMVGVVTIGVAAALPELTAVMDAIRRRSPHVALGTLVGSNIVNPLVGIGLGGALSTYSVPSAVVLWDLPFKLIAGVGLLGWALYWREGEFTRTEGGYMLGLYFAFLAGRLVLFPGQ; translated from the coding sequence ATGCCTGTCTCGGGCGCGTTGCTGACACAGATTGCTATCGGGACGGTCGCGTTGTACACGCTCGTGACTGCAGCGAGTCGGGCGATCGGCCGGCTGCTAGCGCTCGCCGAGTACTACGACGTCGACGAGGTCCTCGTCGGTATGACCGTCCTTGCGTTGGGAACGAGTCTTCCGGAACTCAGCTCTCACCTCGTCGCGTCACTCGGAATACTCTCCGGCGTCCTCGAGTACCAAGTTACCTCGGCTGTCGTCATCGGCGGGAACACCGGCTCTTCGACCGTCCAGCAGTTCCTGCTCGTCGGCATTCTTCTCATCGGGTATGGGACCGTTCACGTCTCCCGGACGTTCGTCTACGAGAGCTATCTGCCGATGCTGGGTGCGATCAGTGCGACCATATTGGTCGCCTGGGATGGAACGATTAGTCGACTCGACGGCGTCCTGCTACTGGGCCTCTACCTGATCTACGTCGGCGTGATAATCGCTCGACGAGAGCCAACCCAATCACTCAGAGAGGCCCCGAGTAAAAATCCACGTCGAGACACTGTGGTTGCCACGGGCCTGCTCGTCCTCGTCTTGCTCTCCGCCTCGCTCCTGCTCTCGGTCGTCGAGGTAGTCGTCGATACGCTTGCCATCGGTGGCTCTATGGTCGGTGTCGTAACTATCGGCGTGGCCGCCGCATTGCCAGAGCTGACGGCCGTGATGGACGCCATCCGTCGGCGGTCGCCCCACGTCGCGCTCGGGACCCTCGTCGGGAGCAACATCGTCAACCCTCTCGTCGGCATCGGCCTCGGCGGTGCTCTCTCGACCTACTCCGTCCCGTCGGCCGTCGTCCTGTGGGACCTCCCGTTCAAATTAATCGCCGGCGTGGGACTGCTCGGCTGGGCGTTGTACTGGCGAGAGGGAGAGTTCACACGGACAGAGGGCGGCTATATGCTGGGGCTGTACTTCGCTTTCCTGGCGGGCCGGCTAGTGTTGTTCCCAGGGCAGTAG
- a CDS encoding DICT sensory domain-containing protein: MTFASLIDELGEQNYQVTVYRSGERTEIERWLANHGVSVESRPLSDKGPEPFIEIEVDDEVVGTIGIAAIEGLLEPPIRRPDDRSEVSTGYHALFEIFDQTVFSGMNRQELLTVSREIEDRAFRVGKGTLRVSFQTLSTFRSQVEVYRALGTETNLNIHIYGVDDWAPPAITGITYHSEDSASFNPYWVLAFDGGSDETQACGLVAEEHSDEYTGFWTNNATAVENIIAAFKTA, encoded by the coding sequence ATGACGTTCGCCTCCTTGATTGATGAGCTTGGAGAGCAGAACTATCAGGTTACCGTCTATAGGAGCGGTGAACGCACCGAAATTGAAAGGTGGCTTGCCAATCACGGCGTCTCCGTTGAGTCCCGTCCGCTGTCCGACAAAGGTCCAGAGCCATTCATCGAAATCGAAGTCGATGATGAAGTTGTAGGTACTATTGGGATAGCGGCAATTGAAGGGCTACTCGAACCACCGATCCGTCGCCCTGACGATCGAAGCGAGGTCTCTACGGGATATCATGCGCTTTTTGAGATATTTGATCAGACTGTGTTTTCCGGGATGAATCGTCAGGAACTTCTTACAGTGAGTCGAGAAATTGAGGACCGCGCGTTTCGTGTCGGCAAAGGTACCTTGCGAGTGAGTTTTCAAACACTTTCGACGTTCAGATCGCAGGTGGAAGTGTATCGAGCTCTTGGAACTGAAACGAATCTCAACATTCACATCTATGGTGTTGATGACTGGGCCCCCCCAGCGATTACTGGAATCACCTACCACTCCGAAGATTCGGCGTCGTTCAATCCCTACTGGGTTCTTGCATTTGACGGTGGATCTGATGAGACACAAGCCTGCGGCTTGGTTGCCGAAGAACATTCAGACGAATACACTGGCTTTTGGACGAACAATGCTACAGCTGTCGAGAACATCATAGCAGCGTTCAAAACTGCGTGA
- a CDS encoding lamin tail domain-containing protein produces MSRLIHTGSPESGGVPRRRPGGRGLMDEEEADWAGSGGGDTRTAEEDVEEASVDSFTDKIIKTIPTEVVTAWLFIHELVVARGGSVINGQEAQPAIPDPVYYFVLAFMILLSFFHLIIRTRSERDMIPSSIFTEARYFWRMSSVRKRQILLGTAAFVVWVMYLGGPIEDLSLLSGWYDQTVGAIFLATFTVAIPVFIPKAESRGQFQLLKFNFDEGDPDKEYIDFLNSGSGAIDLSSWTVRVNDRHQYEFPSGFELEPDTTVTLWGGQGEDTSEDLYWGRDTSIGDDRHEIVVRHSMGWKVLERPVRSGSRD; encoded by the coding sequence ATGAGCCGGCTTATCCATACTGGTTCTCCAGAATCGGGAGGTGTTCCGAGAAGGAGGCCTGGGGGGAGAGGTCTGATGGACGAAGAGGAAGCTGATTGGGCTGGAAGCGGCGGAGGCGATACTCGGACGGCAGAAGAGGATGTCGAGGAAGCGAGCGTAGATTCGTTTACGGACAAGATTATAAAAACAATACCGACTGAAGTCGTTACCGCTTGGTTATTTATCCACGAGCTAGTAGTTGCCAGAGGGGGTAGCGTTATAAACGGTCAGGAAGCTCAGCCTGCAATCCCTGATCCGGTTTATTACTTCGTTTTGGCGTTTATGATACTACTCTCTTTCTTTCATCTCATAATCAGGACTAGAAGCGAGCGTGATATGATTCCGTCTTCGATATTTACGGAAGCACGGTATTTTTGGCGAATGTCCTCCGTTCGAAAGCGACAAATTCTGCTTGGGACGGCCGCGTTTGTTGTATGGGTAATGTATCTCGGGGGCCCAATTGAGGACCTTTCCCTCCTCAGCGGCTGGTATGACCAAACCGTGGGCGCGATCTTCCTTGCGACCTTTACTGTTGCAATCCCGGTTTTCATCCCCAAGGCCGAATCGCGGGGACAATTTCAGCTCTTGAAATTCAACTTCGATGAAGGCGATCCCGACAAAGAATACATTGATTTCCTGAATAGTGGTAGTGGCGCGATTGACCTCTCCTCGTGGACAGTCAGAGTCAACGATCGACACCAGTATGAGTTTCCATCGGGATTCGAGTTAGAGCCTGATACAACAGTCACTCTCTGGGGGGGACAGGGTGAAGACACGTCTGAAGACCTTTACTGGGGGAGAGATACGTCCATAGGAGATGACAGACACGAAATAGTCGTGCGGCATTCGATGGGGTGGAAAGTACTGGAAAGACCAGTCCGCTCAGGGTCGCGAGACTAA
- a CDS encoding Fic family protein, which yields MPIEELPDSAPGKYVPYHPNPYYSPEPLPVEPKLELSEQTQDLVADTAYQIGRVDGISSTVDFSAVLYTSLIRIEAVESARIEGADVAYQDVEAYHTKHPSGGAGATIEKDLKEALDYETALTYGLEKVESGASITLSLIKELHSMLLEDVRNEGDVVGDFRDHMVHLTSPQQGQRPFVPPTPEGLTGLMNSLESYIQMGGQYHPLIDAAIIHYFFETVHPFSDGNGRLGRLLIILYLASKGYLESPYIYPSAYFNRHKVEYVERMRAVSEDGAWDEWLRFFLEGLRSQAEISYDRTHRLRDLQGRYEKEYSGSTNTDAFARQLLQYPYFTAPDLVEYLDVSRRTAYKVVDDLESDGVIEEVTGKERGKEYKAVEVFDILQ from the coding sequence ATGCCCATCGAAGAGCTTCCCGATAGTGCACCGGGAAAATACGTCCCCTATCATCCAAATCCATATTATTCACCGGAGCCGCTCCCGGTAGAACCGAAGCTCGAACTCTCCGAACAAACGCAGGATCTGGTAGCCGATACAGCGTATCAAATCGGTCGTGTCGACGGTATCAGCTCGACAGTCGACTTCTCCGCAGTTCTCTACACCTCTCTCATACGTATCGAGGCCGTTGAGTCAGCACGTATCGAAGGAGCAGATGTCGCGTATCAAGATGTCGAAGCGTACCATACAAAGCATCCCTCTGGGGGGGCTGGCGCGACAATCGAGAAAGACCTGAAAGAGGCCCTCGATTACGAGACGGCGCTCACGTACGGTCTGGAAAAAGTCGAGAGCGGAGCGTCGATAACGCTCTCGCTTATCAAAGAACTCCATTCGATGCTGCTTGAGGATGTCCGAAACGAGGGTGACGTCGTCGGTGACTTCCGCGACCATATGGTTCATCTCACGAGCCCACAGCAAGGACAACGCCCATTCGTCCCGCCAACTCCGGAGGGGCTCACTGGACTCATGAACTCACTTGAGTCGTACATACAGATGGGTGGGCAGTACCATCCCCTCATCGACGCCGCTATCATCCACTATTTTTTCGAGACAGTACACCCCTTCTCGGATGGAAACGGTCGACTCGGTCGACTGCTCATTATTCTGTATTTGGCAAGCAAAGGATACCTCGAAAGTCCGTATATCTACCCGAGCGCGTACTTCAATCGTCACAAGGTCGAATACGTCGAGCGGATGCGTGCGGTGAGTGAGGACGGTGCGTGGGACGAATGGCTCAGGTTCTTCCTCGAAGGACTCCGAAGTCAAGCTGAGATATCGTACGACCGGACGCACCGACTTCGCGATCTCCAAGGGCGCTATGAGAAGGAGTACTCAGGCAGTACGAATACGGACGCGTTCGCTCGGCAGTTACTCCAGTATCCGTATTTTACGGCTCCAGATCTCGTGGAGTATCTCGACGTCTCACGCCGGACCGCCTACAAGGTCGTCGACGACCTCGAATCGGATGGTGTCATTGAGGAAGTGACTGGGAAAGAACGCGGGAAAGAGTACAAAGCAGTCGAAGTCTTCGACATTCTCCAATAA
- a CDS encoding DMT family transporter, translating into MDDETVGIALVVASAVGFGTLGIFGVIAAEEELSIPTVLALRFALASVLVWTFLWSRGRLQIPSRRIVAIAFALGAGGYATQSALYFYGLEFMTAGMVAIVLYTYPAFVVVLTAVVHPDRVTPPLVAALVLSIGGVALITGVDPAGVDPRGVAVVLGAACAYSFYILVSQRALTAVSAETLTAFVLPAAALSFLVFGAGTGSLTIPATPTAWGAVLGIAILATVVPVLTFFAGIAKIGASRASVISTAEPGVTVGLGALVLGEPVSVVTVVGGTLVVASVLFIQREEIV; encoded by the coding sequence ATGGACGATGAGACGGTCGGAATTGCACTCGTGGTTGCCTCCGCAGTTGGGTTCGGGACGCTGGGGATTTTCGGCGTCATTGCCGCCGAGGAAGAGCTATCCATACCCACGGTGCTTGCGCTCCGGTTCGCACTCGCTTCGGTGCTCGTTTGGACTTTCCTCTGGTCGCGCGGGCGACTGCAAATTCCGAGCAGACGGATCGTCGCGATCGCCTTCGCGCTCGGTGCAGGTGGGTACGCGACCCAGAGCGCGCTGTATTTCTACGGCCTCGAGTTTATGACCGCTGGGATGGTCGCGATCGTCCTCTACACGTATCCGGCGTTCGTCGTCGTCCTCACCGCGGTCGTCCATCCCGATCGCGTGACGCCGCCGCTAGTCGCCGCATTAGTGCTCTCGATCGGCGGCGTCGCACTCATCACCGGCGTCGACCCGGCCGGTGTGGACCCCCGCGGCGTCGCCGTCGTCCTCGGAGCGGCGTGTGCGTATTCGTTTTACATCCTCGTCAGTCAGCGTGCGCTCACGGCGGTGTCCGCAGAGACGCTGACAGCCTTCGTGTTGCCAGCGGCCGCCCTCAGTTTCCTCGTGTTCGGTGCCGGAACGGGATCGTTGACGATACCGGCTACCCCAACAGCGTGGGGGGCGGTCCTCGGGATTGCGATTCTGGCGACGGTAGTCCCTGTACTCACGTTCTTCGCTGGCATCGCAAAGATCGGTGCGAGTCGAGCGAGCGTCATCAGCACCGCCGAACCGGGCGTGACCGTCGGCTTGGGGGCGTTGGTATTGGGAGAGCCCGTTTCAGTCGTCACGGTCGTCGGCGGCACGCTCGTCGTAGCTAGCGTGCTCTTCATTCAGCGTGAAGAGATAGTGTGA
- a CDS encoding ester cyclase, whose amino-acid sequence MSDYLALWHGEYSNINSVSDSFVAYEPSAPGGAVHGRDDFEAYVRELRSAFPDFTITAEALLEDDEIVMIEWTATGTHEGEFNDLSPTGRTFEHRGMSKFVIADGKVQEERMYYNPLEIAEQLGFPTE is encoded by the coding sequence ATGAGTGACTACCTCGCGCTGTGGCATGGAGAGTACTCCAATATAAACTCGGTCTCCGATTCCTTTGTGGCCTACGAGCCAAGCGCCCCCGGCGGCGCAGTGCACGGACGGGACGACTTCGAAGCATACGTCCGTGAACTCCGGAGCGCATTCCCCGACTTCACCATCACCGCCGAGGCCTTGCTCGAAGACGACGAGATAGTCATGATTGAGTGGACGGCAACGGGCACGCACGAAGGCGAATTCAATGATCTTTCCCCGACTGGCCGCACGTTCGAGCACAGGGGGATGTCGAAGTTCGTCATCGCGGACGGCAAAGTCCAGGAAGAACGGATGTACTACAATCCCTTGGAGATTGCCGAGCAGCTGGGCTTCCCGACGGAGTAG
- a CDS encoding DUF7563 family protein: MPECDNCDSFVTERYVRVFAPAHLDTVRVCPRCEDLVRDGNETRTARSTR; this comes from the coding sequence ATGCCCGAGTGCGATAACTGTGATTCCTTCGTGACCGAACGGTACGTTCGTGTGTTTGCCCCGGCACATCTCGACACCGTACGGGTGTGCCCGCGCTGTGAAGATTTAGTTCGAGACGGCAACGAGACGCGCACGGCGCGCTCGACGCGGTAG
- a CDS encoding DUF7344 domain-containing protein has translation MGGSEKNAGKRDSAEAGEPSPRFAQDEFYRALASCHRRRLLYYLFDNNDCTIEELTSVLSGWEATTSGAMQTTTDRSKLRLGLVHSHLPQLAEIGLIDYDMDEGTVKLEPLHPQVELIIEQSIEAEQLVESE, from the coding sequence ATGGGTGGATCAGAAAAAAACGCCGGCAAACGAGATTCTGCGGAAGCGGGAGAGCCCTCCCCGCGATTTGCGCAGGATGAGTTCTACCGGGCGCTTGCTTCATGCCACCGTCGACGGCTGCTCTATTATTTATTCGATAATAATGATTGTACAATTGAAGAACTTACATCGGTCCTTAGTGGTTGGGAAGCTACTACGTCAGGAGCAATGCAAACCACGACAGACCGATCGAAGCTTCGTCTCGGATTAGTACACAGTCACTTGCCTCAACTTGCCGAGATTGGTCTGATAGACTACGATATGGATGAAGGTACCGTCAAACTTGAACCGCTTCATCCCCAAGTCGAACTCATTATCGAGCAGAGTATCGAGGCCGAACAGCTTGTAGAATCGGAATGA
- a CDS encoding magnesium transporter, with translation MQEPTIDVQQQIAISERPGEEFQALPWTRQRVVFFQLPESIQRDVLDGIDRQEVRQFVRRLDPDDATDVIGLLDGDTQEAVLSQLDTDRRERIEFLLKFSPDSAAGMMDLDYVTVDRDQGFEEVAQLVRRHEARTGRFPTVFVTDDDEVMGELPGHTLVLAGHGRADITEYLRPTPTVRYAQPNSEVIAVFRANPQSKIVVLDEDDRILGVIYADDLLRAIEEEVGQTLYEFTGVDEQESVLDGALEKIRRRYKWLIINLGGGFLAAATVGLFEETIAALTLLAIYMPIVAGMGGNAGTQSMAVTVRGIALDQISLRTGRRAIGNEVLAGGANGVITGGIVAVIATLVNQSPLFGLVIGIAMVLNLVIAGFFGALVPLSLDRLGYDPATSATVFITMATDVLGFFIFLGLAQIVLL, from the coding sequence ATGCAAGAACCCACGATTGACGTCCAACAGCAGATTGCCATCTCGGAGAGACCAGGTGAGGAGTTTCAGGCACTGCCGTGGACACGACAACGAGTCGTGTTCTTCCAGTTACCCGAGTCGATTCAGCGAGACGTACTCGACGGCATAGATCGTCAGGAAGTACGGCAATTCGTCCGCCGACTCGACCCCGACGATGCGACCGACGTGATCGGATTGCTCGACGGGGACACTCAGGAGGCCGTGCTCAGTCAGCTCGATACCGACCGACGAGAGCGGATCGAGTTCCTCCTGAAATTCAGCCCGGACAGTGCCGCCGGTATGATGGATCTCGACTACGTCACCGTCGACAGGGACCAGGGATTCGAGGAGGTCGCACAGCTCGTCCGGCGCCACGAGGCCCGAACTGGGCGCTTCCCTACCGTCTTCGTCACCGATGACGACGAGGTGATGGGGGAATTACCTGGCCACACCCTGGTCCTGGCTGGTCACGGGCGGGCGGACATCACCGAGTATCTTCGCCCCACCCCCACGGTCCGATACGCACAGCCCAACTCGGAGGTCATCGCGGTGTTCAGGGCCAATCCTCAGAGTAAAATCGTCGTCCTTGATGAAGACGACAGGATTCTCGGAGTCATCTACGCGGACGACCTCTTGCGAGCCATCGAGGAAGAGGTCGGCCAGACGCTCTATGAATTCACCGGTGTCGACGAGCAGGAGAGCGTTCTCGATGGGGCCCTCGAGAAGATCCGCCGGCGGTACAAGTGGCTCATTATCAACCTCGGGGGCGGCTTTCTCGCTGCGGCGACTGTCGGGCTATTCGAAGAAACGATCGCGGCGTTGACGCTGCTGGCGATCTACATGCCGATCGTGGCCGGGATGGGTGGGAACGCCGGCACGCAGTCGATGGCCGTGACGGTCCGCGGAATCGCGCTGGATCAAATCTCGCTTCGGACTGGGAGGCGCGCCATCGGCAACGAGGTGCTTGCGGGGGGTGCAAACGGCGTGATTACCGGTGGTATCGTGGCCGTCATCGCCACTCTGGTCAATCAGAGTCCTTTGTTTGGGCTGGTCATCGGCATCGCGATGGTGCTGAATCTCGTCATCGCCGGGTTCTTCGGTGCGCTCGTCCCGCTCAGTCTAGATCGGCTCGGCTACGATCCGGCCACGTCTGCGACCGTCTTCATCACGATGGCGACTGACGTCCTCGGATTCTTTATTTTCCTCGGACTGGCGCAAATCGTGCTCCTGTGA